From a region of the Balaenoptera musculus isolate JJ_BM4_2016_0621 chromosome 15, mBalMus1.pri.v3, whole genome shotgun sequence genome:
- the SOCS1 gene encoding suppressor of cytokine signaling 1 has translation MVAHNQVAADNAISTAAEPRRRPEPSSSSSSSSSSSPAAPARPRPCPAAPAPTPGDTHFRTFRSHAEYRRITRASALLDACGFYWGPLSVHGAHERLRAEPVGTFLVRDSRQRNCFFALSVKMASGPTSIRVHFQAGRFHLDGSRESFDCLFELLEHYVAAPPRMLGAPLRQRRVRPLQELCRQRIVATVGRENLARIPLNPVLRDYLSSFPFQI, from the coding sequence ATGGTAGCACACAACCAGGTGGCAGCCGACAATGCAATCTCCACGGCAGCAGAGCCCCGACGGCGGCCAgagccttcctcctcctcctcctcttcttcctcctcctcgccCGCTGCCCCGGCGCGCCCGCGGCCCTGCCCGGCTGCCCCGGCTCCGACCCCGGGCGACACGCACTTCCGCACGTTCCGCTCGCACGCCGAGTACCGGCGCATCACCCGGGCCAGCGCGCTCCTGGACGCCTGCGGCTTCTACTGGGGACCCCTGAGCGTGCACGGGGCGCACGAGCGGCTGCGCGCCGAGCCCGTGGGCACCTTTTTGGTGCGCGACAGCCGCCAGCGGAACTGCTTTTTCGCCCTCAGCGTGAAGATGGCCTCGGGCCCCACGAGCATCCGCGTGCACTTCCAGGCCGGCCGCTTCCACCTGGACGGCAGCCGCGAGAGCTTCGACTGCCTCTTCGAGCTGCTGGAGCACTACGTGGCGGCGCCGCCCCGCATGCTGGGGGCCCCGCTGCGCCAGCGCCGTGTGCGGCCGCTTCAGGAGCTGTGCCGCCAGCGCATTGTGGCCACCGTGGGCCGCGAGAACCTGGCGCGCATCCCCCTCAACCCCGTCCTCCGGGACTACTTGAGCTCCTTCCCCTTCCAGATCTGA